CTTTTATATTCAGATTGAATTTAGATCCACCTTAATGAATATAGTACAAGGTTTtcctaattttattatttatcatctaGAAAAAGTTTCCATTATCGAAGAAATTGCTAACTACAACAATCACATCATTTTGTAAAAGACACCCATAAAGCCACTGGGACCAATGGCCTTATAAGGAACACAGCATTATAAATTTCTTCCGGTAGGACTTCCTTTTTTAATGTTTCATTTATGTGTTCAAAAACCATCTAAGATTTCATGGATTCTGCATTCTTGAAGAGATTTGAATAGATGAATAAAATTGCTCATAAAGATGTTAGATTGATTTTCTTCCCGGATCCCTCCGGATCCTGAGAATTGCATTCTAACTCCTATGGTTGGCAGTAGTGGCATAGAAGATTCAAACTGAAAGACATGTAATTTGTTaacctttcaatttctttttgtGGGTTCCTAAACTTGTTTTTATTCCATTCAACCCGCGGTTGCATCCAAAATATTGTGAAAACCATCATTCAGAGTAGGAGTATTTAAACGGTTAATTGATCGGTTAATCGAATTGAACtagtattaattaaattaattgaattttttaattctttaatagtTAACCGAATCgaattttttcataaaaattaatcgaattgaaatttatatgttttttttgttaaaacaagtataaaacatattaaaaaaaaatttgatacTGTTCATTTGACCGAATTAATCAAATTAGTAATAGCCTAATACatgtaatatataatattatttgtttAGGTCGATTAATTACCTGATTTTGAACCGAATTAACAGTTAACCGAAATTCCAAAAAACCTTTAACCGACCTCTGACAGAACTAGACAGGTTAACCGACCAATTAACCGAATTAAATCGATTTGGTCAATTAATTCAGTTTTAACCGAAATTTGAACACCCCTAATTCAAAGTGCTTTCATTTTGTTTCAATTATGATGACATTAGTTTCAAGATTGAAGATCCTTCATTCTAGTTTTTCTAGGGTTTAGTTTTTTagatttaaatatattataagttcatgtatttttttaaaatttaaatttaaattcttatattttaatttcaaaacattaaatttttaaactttttatttaaaattttagtccctcTCTCTAATTTTGCCATTAAAATTACTAACATGACAATTAAGGtaaaataacttttttaattttcaaactttacattttttatcaatttgataaatgtccataaaaattataaaggaaattaaaattaaaaggttTTCTTGTTTTCactaaaattgaaaattaatagtttcttattaaaaatataaaaaacctataaaaaaacaaaattgtcATAACAAAAGGTCCTCATTCAACCCTTACCAATGAAATTATGACGGTTTTTGTGAGAGAGTTGAAGATTCATGTGGATAACACTCAAAACAATGAAACTTTGACTCTcttgttgaattttttttttaagctttAACTTCGAATTTGTTCATCTGGTTGTTTTATTCAATAAAATCAGAGATTATTTGTaaaaagaaattattatttttatttagaaagatatccttttatatatttttaaagagtaaagactaaattaataaaatttgtaaACGTTCAGAATTAAAAATTATTCTGCCCTTTTATAATTTCCACATTAACAACTCTAAGAGCAAAATTGGAAAGAGGgaccaaaatttttaaataacaaaaataaggTACTCAATATCTTGAAATTAAAGAATAATGACTAGATTTAAGTTTTATAAGAGTATATATACCTCAACATATTTAAATCTAAAAGCCTACCcacttaaaattcaaaaaataaaaataaaaattgggacATCAATTTCTTAAATAAacattttttttgaaataaaagtTTAAACTACAAAATGGTACTTAAATTataccaattttttttaaattagaacCTAAACTTTTCTTTGATCATAATAGGTACTTAAACTATACCCTATTATCTAAATCACCcaattattttgaaatattttttagataattacttttattttctttaaattaagagttatttttaacttcatgaattatttattttattatttctaggtgtaattattttattaaattatctaagtaataaattaGATATATTAAAATATTCTACTTATAAAATTTTACATCATCTGTTAACTGTAGTTTCATCAAATTTGTTAAAAagataatttgataaaaaaataaaggttaataaaactaaaattatcttgataaaatatataaatattagtgatcaaatttatcattaaatttaattaaaagatttaaaatttgaaaattaatttaaaagagGAGAGAATGACTTAAAACTTTTTTATAAGAACTTTAAAATACTGTGTTGATCGACCGCAAATTCGAAATTCTTGCGACATGAACTCAACTTGAATGATGAATCAGATTACACTCACTACTTACaataataaagaaaagaaaacagagATGGAGAGAAAAGCCAGTTAAAACTTAAAAAAGTGGAAAGTCCACAATAATTGGTATTAAATGCTTATGGGGATTCGCATTTCGCCCTGTTGCTGAATTCCGAGATTTGCAGACATCAATTATACATATATCTATGCCACATTTATATATTTCACCTATAAAGAATAAACCTTTTTTTTCTTGGTTTCTTGAATCTTTGCCTTTGCCTAGCAAAGCTTTGCTTCCCCAGTTCCCATTGGGTGAAGTCTGTCCAGAAGAAAATGGAGAGATTAAACAAAATAACAAACAAAGACAAAGAACCCCACAACcccaaaataaacaaataaacaagtaatacgaaaaaaaaaaaagtagcagTAAAACAGCAATTGCAGCAGCAGTGAAGTTTTTAGATTTTAGTGAGAAAGAAAAAGGCATAACCAATTAGGGCCTTGTCGGAAAGTTGCCCACAAAAAGGTAACTTCACCTCTCCCTGTTCAATCTGTTTTTAGCGTCGTCGtgttatttgattctttttattcaattaaatttgatgggattattttttttataattgtaGGATTTTAGGATTTGTTTTGGGTTGAATTTTCTTTTTCAGATTGCTTTGGCATTTTTTTGTCCTTTGGTATTTGTGCTGTATAGGGTTTTGTAGGATTTTGATGagctgaaatgaaaagaaaaaatggtAGCTTTTGAAGGAAgtttttagtttaaattttaaaatgacggGGAGAAATTAAGTTAGATTTTCACATTTGGATTTGGTTTGGGTTTTCAGTGAAGTTTGTTCGTGAAAATAATTTAGGTTCTATGATGAATCAACACGACATATCTTTCCAATCAGCTGCTATTGCCAGTAGTTCCGAGATGATTCCGATGGGTGGTTACTTTGCACCTCCCCCCATGAATTTCTCTGGGAATTCCAGTATTTTTACTACCTCCCCTGCTTTAATCGAACCTGGGAACTCTTCTGGCTCTTCCCTTATTGACTCAGTCGCAGGGTTCACGCATGATACAGGGTTGGCTGTCGAATGGTCCGTTGACGAGCAGTACTTATTGAAGGAGGGCCTTGAAAAGTATGTCTTAATTAATTCTTCATGGCTTTTGGAGACGTAGTCGGTTTCTTACTGTTTATGCAAGTATTGTGATTTAATGCTACTAATATAAATAATGAAGTCAAATTGATAGTAGTTAATATTAAGTATTAGATCCCTAGTCATGTTCTAGTATTGCTGAGCTGGCACAAGATAGAACTGCTTATTTAGAAGGTACTTATTTTGAAATAAAGATTCTGCTGATTTTCATTTTTGATGTTCATGTATATAGATATAAAAAGGAACCAAATATTATGAAGTACATAAAGATTGCGGCTACATTGCCTGATAAAACTGTACGTGATGTTGCATTGAGGAGTAGGTGGATGCAAGTAAGCTCCTTTCTTCTTTGATGATGTATTTCCATCTATTGTATCTTGTGATTTATTCCCCCATTCTTTGTCTGTATATGAAAAGGTTATGTGGaaaatgattatttttaatattcCAGTTGGAATGTTGAATTAATAATCAAGTGCTAAAGAGAAGTTACACAAAAATGCGTCTGCTTAATTATTTTTGCTCATTCTTAATCCATTTGGGTTTTTTTATTTGATGATAATTTGTGTCTTCAACTTGATAATGGATTATTTCTCTGTAAGTCACTGTAGCATATGTCAATCTTATGTTGATTGAAATGTCTTCTGCCTTAATACTTTATTCAGTTTGGTCCATCCCTAAGTAGGCCAGAATGAGTTATTAAGCAAATGAGTCAGTAAATTATATTGTAGCTACGGAGCCTTATTAAGACAATAGCTAAAAGCTGCTGGCATCTTTTGATTCCTCCCATTTGAAGATATTGCTAGCTGCTATTTTTTATTATGGCAGTTTTGACTTGCCCGGTATAGATTTGTCTTCAAGAAACATGATTACATAGGAATTGTCTGGAGCCAATGAAACACAATGAATCTTGTTAATGtgctttttattctttttaaaaattatttgttGATTCATTTGTTTTAAGAGATAAAGGTATGTTTTGGAAATTGGCAGAGAAAGCGAAGGAAACCTGAAGAACTTAATGCGGGTAAAAGGGTTAACAATAGGAAGGTATGCTGACAATTTTTAGTTCCTTCCCTAAAATGATTTTAAGCATGTTAGTTAAGTTTCTTGAGACAAGGCACATAGAAGTATATGATCCATGAATTCTGATTTTCTTTGTATAAAATGGTTTTTATCATCGGTATAAACAATAACGATTGCTTTGTGAAGTTTttgttttttgaaagtatcctgcACTACTATTTATGTCTCTTCCACATAACTTGATTGGGATTATCATATAACTACAAGTCATAATGTTGTATTTCTTAAGATGAATCTCAAGCTTTTTCACTAATTTGGTGAGTACACTGATTCTTTCACTGCTCTGGCTGTGATGCTTTTATACTTTTTGTTGGAAAGAATTACAGTTTTTCTCAATTGTGTTTCTTCTTTCATTCAAATTACAAACAAAACTGCTAATTATGACAAAGAATTGACATGAATTACCTTTGCTGTATCTCAATTCACTAAGTTGGATGCTACAACTGGGACTCCTGTTTTAATTTCCTGAATCAACTAATGTCTTTAGGATGTAATGTGATTGAAGAACCAGTATTCTAAAGATCATACTTCTTCAGGATAAGCTGGTGGAATCATCTTCAAAGATGAATATGCCTTCAGCTTTGCCACAAAACACGGCTTCATATCCTCTCACAGTGCACCCTCTAGACCAGAATGGGAGAATACCTTCTGAAGGTTTGTATTTTATATTTCCACCTTGAAGCATCCATATCTATCCTTCAGTCGTAATTGCCTTTAGGTAATATCTTTTTATTGATATTTGTCCACATCTCCCTTTTATTATGTCAAGTAATGTAAGAAAAACTTTTGGTAATCTTCCAAAATGATGTTTATAAAACAGATTTGGGTAAGAAACTAGGTTTGGGGGTTTGGAATTGTGGTATAAATTTACATTTATTAATGAATTAGGGATGGACATCAAATATGAAATTCATGCTTAAGTTACGAGATtggtaatataaaatatttcttatATTAATTAGGTTTTTAGGTATTGCAAGTGCTATTGATGGGTTTTAGGTATGCATCATTAAAGTTAATTTCTTCTGAGTTGGGCTTGACACTATGTGTACATTCTCCTTGATTTATCAAAGTTATATTTATTTAGATTTTCCTTCAcatgcttttttttttctattgggTGTTTATGCAAGGTTTTGCTTAATTAAATCCTTGTTTAGGTTGCGGTGAATTTTAAGGTCTGACCTGCAAATTAGGCCTGCTTGTGGCATAAATGGTAGTAGTTGGATTTGATATATTGTGAATATCTTGTATACGTGCTTGTGGTTAAATGTATCGGCTTATAAAAACCTACTTCTATGATTCCTGTTTTCAGGAATATTTGGTACAACTATGGATCTTCTGAAGCAAAATTCTCAAGTACTTAGTCAAATCACATCCAACCTTTCTGCATACAGGGTGAGTGTATCATCCCTAATTTATGGCAGTCCTTGATTGCTAATATGCAGTCAGATGGTGAAAAATAGTTGTTGGATGAGATGAACACTTTGTCTTCTTGCTTGTGCTACTTTTTATTGGTTAGTCTGCAAGTTATGTTTGTTTATGCTATAAAGTTTGAGGGGTTAACTAATGTGATAATTATCCATTTAATGATGAATGTTGATGGCATTATAATGAGAATTGGAAAAATATATTTCACTAATGAAACtaggaaaatgaaaattttcagatATATCATCATCCTCCAAATGTTTTAGCTTCATTTACAAACTGATGTCTGGGTTCTTAATCAGGATTATAAAGAACATAGCAACAATCAGACTTATATACTTCTAATTGTGCTTTATTATGCTCTTTGACTTATAGTGTTGCAAACCTATTTGATAAGAACAAAAAAAAGCTTAGTTCTGCATCTGCTGCCAGATAAAGCTTGCTGTTGTTGATGGGGTTCAAATTATTATTGTTCTTTTAATTGTGCTCACGTAAATTTTGTATGTGATTGCCTCATATCATATATGATTCTTGTAGAAGTTTTATGAGGCTGGCTTATTAAGTAAAGCTTTTATGAACAGTTACAGGATAACGTTGATCTCTTTTGTCATGCAAAGAACAATATTACCGCCATGCTAAAAGAGTATGTGGACGTTCTTTCTAATTATCAATTGGTGATTAATGCCCAACTGGCAAGCATTTTCATTATTTCTTGGGTTTAGTGTTGCCTATGTGTTGGGTTATTAATTTCTACTACAACTTTTTGCAGCATGAGAGATATGCCGGGTTTAATGAGCCATATGCTGCCATTGCCTGTGTCTGTTAATGAGGATTTAGCAAATAGCATGTTGTGTAGTGCAACTCAGGTAGGTTCTCCTTTAAATTGACTCAGTTCTGTATTGTGCTGAGGTGGATGGCCAGAGTGGTGGGATCATATAAACTACCATAAGTTAAAGAATTTCTTCACTTTATGGGATATATTGTTAACTTTATCTCATTAAGGTTTCATTCAAAGCCTATTTTCACCTGGTTGAGATTCAACCTTTCCAGGTTGCAATCTACATATGCATGTCATGTTAGAATTTCAAACTTTATAAATCAAATTCGTACCCTCTGTAACCTTCCCTAGTAAAACACCCTTAACTTATGAGCATGTGAACTCCCGTACTCCCATTCATTCCAGTGAGGACTTGTAATCCCCGTCGCATTTTCTCCCTTAAAAGTTTTTCAAGTTTTCAGGTATCTTTCTCTCTCTAACTAATTGTTTTAATCTCTTTCAAGTCCCAGATTTCACGGAACCCTCCATCAACCTCCATTCTCCATTTGATGTAATCTAGTTTTTGAATGGATAGTTGATATTTTACGGCTATTGTCAAAAGCACAAGGATAAGAATCCACTTTCAGTTGCCTATTGACCAGACATTCTGAAGAGATTTATAGATGTCTTATGTAACTATCTGTGCTATCGCCCATCGGTTCCTTCATATTAATGCTGTTTAAAGTTTTACTCTGTCTTGCATTCAATATCGCATTTGCTTGTTGTTGGCACTGCAAACTTCTCTTCTTGGCATGACTACCTTTTTGGACCTCTTGGTATGGTCTGCCGACCAAAACGGTTTCACGGCTAGCCCGTTGGTCATAATCCTGTTTTTCTATCATCATACTGCAAGTGCTGCAAACCTCATCTTATCTGCAAATTCATGTTCTGTAAAGTCTTTGTACTGACTGTTTCATGGCTTGTTGGTCAAATCCTCATCTAATCACTCATGTGTCTTGATATTAAATCCGTATTTCCAAAATCTTTCTCCAATTATTTTCGCATATTTCACATCATACCAGCATATCTGCCGCTCCTCGGTATTACgtattattcatgttattcagTTTCATTGACGTacatttaatttttgaattccttTGTGAAACAACAATCTGCTTGGCTCCTTGTTGATGACATGCAAACTGGCATATATGGTCATCCTAATGTGTGGTTAGGTCACCTAATTCAACAGCAGGAAATTAGTAATCCCACAAGGTGTATCACATCTTGTTTTTACTCGTGTGTCCAGGCAACGATTCTCGGGATCAATCTCAAGCAGGAGCCAAGGTGCTGATTGGGAATTGTTGAGGTCGAGTTTCGATGTATCtggtatgtataaattacggAAAAAAATTTCTACTGTAAATTCATAAGAAACTGATATGAAGAATTTGTAGAAATCCCATTTTTCGAAACCTCAAATATTTAGATATCAAATAAACCCTAGCACCAGATAATAGGAATGGTGAAATATTCATCATCTCATATCTCAAGTTAGAAAAGGGAGAGaaaaaaaatttatccaacaggTTCAGCTGAATTTTGCATTGAAGCTTTCATGTGTTTAATTTGTAACTTGCTAACGTTATTTGGTACTTGATTTATATAACTTCTTGTAGTTTATTATCTCATTGTTCAGTATATTTTGGACCAGTTTCAACACAACTAAAATCGTGACATAATGAGCATCATTTAAGTTATTCACCACATAAAATCGTAACATAATCAAAGTGATTGGATTCAACGCAACCAAAATAGAACTAAAAAGTCCAATAAATCAAACCATTCCCACAATGGAAGTAGCTTTAACATTCTACAAATGCAaccaaaaaacaaaataaaagccttTACAATACAATTCTACAGCTAGTAGaagaatgaaagtttgaatgggaAAGAATTCGACATCTAAATCAATGCCTACCAAATCTTAAGCTATTTCACAGgcttttttcttcttccttttttatttttttttattttttttatttatatgcttagatgttCATCTCTAGGCAAACTCTGAACCGTGTCAGACCATCGTCCTGGCGAATGATCGCTACTGTTTGACGATACTTGAGCCTCGGCCCTCACATCTCTAATCATCTTCAAAACTTCTCTCATTGCAGGCCGGTTATCCGGTGCAATAGCAACACAAGCCATTGCAATGTTCAAAAGAGCTTGAAGCTTCCCTTCGGATGCTTCATTACCCGAATTAGGATCATCGCCAGACTCGGTTTCTTCTTCCCGGACTGATTTTACCCATCTAGGGATGTCCGAACCGTGCTCCTGAACAAGGTCTTGGAATGGAGTTTTGCCTGTTAAGAGCTCCAAGAGAAGAACACCGAAGCTGTAAACATCAGCCGGTTGAGTCGATGATTTCCGGATGTCCCGGCACTCAGGTGCCCTGTAGAAAAATGTAGCAGCACCAGGTTCTTCGACTGAATCTGGGTCTCGGAATATAGTGAGACCGTAATCAGTGAGGCAAGATTCAAAATCAGGACCTAACAACACATTAGATGATTTGAGATTTCCATGAGTTAAGCCTGGATTTTGGTGAATATAAAGCAGTCCAGTAGCCAAGTCCTCGGCTATTTTCAGACATGATGTCCAGTGAAGAGGCTTTCCACCACCACAAGTTCTTGTTCCTACAAGGtaatccaaaaacaaaacaaGCTTATATTATGCCTATGGAACATAAACAACATATTTCCACCCATTTAGATGTTCGTATAAAGTAGTAATTCTCCAAAACAATAGACATATTTATTCAATCTGGTTCTCTTATTCTTCtctgaattttagtaaataaaaattaaaagataagtTCGTGGGGGCAACTGACAACGATAACATGCTGGGGGTGGTCAGACTCTGAACTATGAGTTGTCAAATTATAGTGATTCACCCTTCTCGATGTTCTGCTTTGTttcattttatttgaaaattaaataaataaaaagggaaaagaaacacAACTCAGCCACGAATTGTCCTTATTTACCTAAATCTTTTAGGATCATGATTGATAGAGAAATATTTTCTATATAAAGGAAAATACTAGTCATTTTATTCGAGATGAAATTTTACACACGatctttgaataatttaattcaaagtaaagaaaataacccaaaaataatacaaataaaaaggGAGGTAGACAAAAGGTGGGGCATGGATTGGATTATTGGATTGTGAGAAGCGGAGACCCAAAGAAAAAACATGGGCTGCCTAATTTCCACGAAACACACTAAACCCCACAATTTCATGCACGGATACAGGGAAATAACCACAATATTATctgaataaaataattaattaattagaatttAAAAATTTGGGATGTACGAGTGTTGTAACTCCTTTTATGAGTTATAGTCATTTAAGTAACTAGCTACGTACAAGGATCCAAATTTTAGACTGCAAATACATAATGTTTTCATCCTTTTCTTGCTTGAGATCTCCCCAAGGCCCAAGCTCCTACTTGACTCATCCAATTAACTTTATTATCAGGATCCATTATGCCAAAAACCCTGACTTCCAAATTTCTTAAACTTAGCCATCCAATGGTCAAAAgtactaataaaattatttttgtaaaaatatgtTACTAATCTGAGAAAGTAATTGTAAtgtcaaaattaaatttattgattttttaaaataattgtaaTTAACTAAAAAGATTAAGGAGAAATTGAGCGTTACTTAAAGTAAAAAAGAAACTAATTATTATCACAAACTACGCCCAATACTCATGCTTTAAACCGTTTGACCGCTGATTTCAAGTCAAAGAAGGTTTAATGCAATTTCAGGGTTGTAAAGAGTAAAAAAACACAATGAAGACCCAAATTAAATCCCATATACAATCTAGTTCACTATGGAAATATgttaataaaaatacaatttaattcaaATATTTCACGAtggaaataaaatatttataaaaaaaaatgaaacttgtaTGTATTAATTGCAAGTTATTggctattaaaatattaattcaaTATAGGTatactaaaaaaataattaaaagaagtGAAATTTGAGAGTCACCGACATACCGTGAATAAGAGAGAAGAGGCTTCCATTGGGGAAATAGTCGTATACGAGCAAGCGTTCTTCTTTGGCTTGGAAATAAGCTCTAAGTGGGACCAAGTTTGGGTGCCTGAGCCGTCCTATCAAATCCACGTGTCGCTTGAACTCCTCTAACCTTGGATATCTCGCATCTTTCAACCTTTTGACGGTCACGATGAACCCTGATTCCATCACCGCTTTATACGTACTCCCCATCGTACCCCTCCCCAATGTCTCCGCCGATGCCTTCAGCAAATCCTCTAAGCTGTAATTCATTTGCTGATCACCTGTTCCTAAGAACACCAGACTCCCTAGACCCTCTGCCTCCCAAAACCCCCCTTGTTTCCCACTATTATTACCTCTCATGCCACCACTCCCTCCGCCGCCGCCGCCATCCAACGCCTCCCCTCCTCCTTCAACCCCTTCAACGCTAACAACTCCTTTGCTTTTAACATCATTTTCCTTACCCTTTCCTCGCCTCCTTTTGCTAATAAAACGCACCAAAAACACACTGATAAGTAGCAGCGCTAACCCACCTATACAACTTACTATTACGATCTTGATCAACCTGCTATGTTTTTTCGATGTGGGATTTGAACTCGAATTGGGATAAACTGGACTCATTGCTGGCCCCAAATTGATCGTTCGACATGGGTTTCCAATCTGTTCGCCGCAAAGATCGATATTACCAGAAAATGAAGACAGGTTGAACCGAACCAGAGCTGGGGTTACAGGGATTTGACCATGGAGTTGGTTATTTGAAACATTGAAGAATCTAAGACTGGTTTGGTTCAAAGCTGGGAGTGTACCATTGAAGCTATTGTCTTGTAAGTAAAGAGTGTACAATCGTTTGAGCTTGAGTAAAGAAGCAGGAATCTGACCAGTGATTTGATTTCCAGACAGAACTATGGTTTTCAAACGATGTAAGCTTGTAATGGACTCTGGGAATTCACCGGTGAAGTTGTTGTCGTTGAGATAAAGTGATTTGAGGTTGAGTAGGCCAGAAAGGTCAGGTATTTGACCTGAAAGGGAGTTGTTTTTGAAACTCAGAACCCGAAGTTGATCTAACTGGTTCAAGCTTTGTTCATCTAAAGGGCCACTCAAGCTTAGGTGTTCTaaaacaagttttgtaactcTTCCATTCATGCATTCCTTGATTCCTTCCCATGCACACACATTGGTTCCTTTCCATGGCAATGAGTTGAAAGGGTCGATGGATGATTTCAGGGTTAAAAGCGCCCCCGCATCCCCTGATCTGACAAGTGGAATAAGAGAAAGGAGAGAGATGAAgatggagaagaaaagaaagcaGTACCTTGAAACAATGGGTTCCATTCTTTGAGCCTGTGATTTTCGAAAATACTCTTTGGATCTTTCAAATCATTACCATTAAACAATGCAAACCCTTGATTTGAATTTGCATTGAATAGCTTTCCATAAGCAAAGACATTGACGTTTTCAACCttccaaaaaaaaatcaaaatcctaTCACCGGCCCAAACTCCAAAACTTGAGATCTGCCATTGTTTCCACGCACAGCATGAGAGTGGTTGAGTACAAGAAGGAAGAAGCCAATTTGGGTCATTTTCAAGTGGCGCCCTCTTGACGGCATCTAAAGCATGAAACAAGCAGCAATGGGGAACAAGCTTATTTACTCACTGAAGTGACTTTGAAAACCCTGAGAAGAAGTCCGTGTGCATTTATGGCGAAGTAGGATCAGAGCGGATGCATTGCATTGCATAGCAATGGTGAAGTAGGTTATCTCTCAAATACAGCAAATGCAGCTGAGCTGAGGCATCTTTTTCTCGAATTCGTTACTTGCAATAATCACGGACAAGGCAGCGTATTCTTCACGTGAAACCTCAGAATTTGCAGACcataatataatatatgtattttactTATGGTTTCTATATTCCTGAAACTGCAGTATCTAACAAAGAATCTTGACTCAAATTTCTGAATTGTTTCGGGCTGCTCAAACGTCGTTTAGCTTATTTTGAAACTCGGAAGTAATGGGATCCAATACTTTCACTTTGATGGTTGTTGAATGCAATATGCATACAGTCAATCAAATCAAAAAGCCTTTTCAAAGTTCAAACCCTGAACCTTTGAACTTAGAAACCTGGGATTTTTTTTCGCACAGAATAACCACCAAAAACCCAGAACTTTAAAATCTTCAAACAAATTATTGAAGCaaccaaaaataatttaaaaagaaaaaaaattacccAATGCCATAGATCATAAAAAAAAACAGTAAGAACACCATTGTTTGTCagataaaaaaattcaagtttttCTTCAAAAGGAAAGAGTTTGAGGGTAAGTAAAATGAAAAACAAACAACAGGTAAGGAGAACAGAGGTAGAGGATAGATAGATCTACCTGTACTGAATGTA
This window of the Gossypium arboreum isolate Shixiya-1 chromosome 12, ASM2569848v2, whole genome shotgun sequence genome carries:
- the LOC108479295 gene encoding inactive leucine-rich repeat receptor-like serine/threonine-protein kinase At1g60630; this encodes MEPIVSRYCFLFFSIFISLLSLIPLVRSGDAGALLTLKSSIDPFNSLPWKGTNVCAWEGIKECMNGRVTKLVLEHLSLSGPLDEQSLNQLDQLRVLSFKNNSLSGQIPDLSGLLNLKSLYLNDNNFTGEFPESITSLHRLKTIVLSGNQITGQIPASLLKLKRLYTLYLQDNSFNGTLPALNQTSLRFFNVSNNQLHGQIPVTPALVRFNLSSFSGNIDLCGEQIGNPCRTINLGPAMSPVYPNSSSNPTSKKHSRLIKIVIVSCIGGLALLLISVFLVRFISKRRRGKGKENDVKSKGVVSVEGVEGGGEALDGGGGGGSGGMRGNNSGKQGGFWEAEGLGSLVFLGTGDQQMNYSLEDLLKASAETLGRGTMGSTYKAVMESGFIVTVKRLKDARYPRLEEFKRHVDLIGRLRHPNLVPLRAYFQAKEERLLVYDYFPNGSLFSLIHGTRTCGGGKPLHWTSCLKIAEDLATGLLYIHQNPGLTHGNLKSSNVLLGPDFESCLTDYGLTIFRDPDSVEEPGAATFFYRAPECRDIRKSSTQPADVYSFGVLLLELLTGKTPFQDLVQEHGSDIPRWVKSVREEETESGDDPNSGNEASEGKLQALLNIAMACVAIAPDNRPAMREVLKMIRDVRAEAQVSSNSSDHSPGRWSDTVQSLPRDEHLSI
- the LOC108479296 gene encoding uncharacterized protein LOC108479296 yields the protein MMNQHDISFQSAAIASSSEMIPMGGYFAPPPMNFSGNSSIFTTSPALIEPGNSSGSSLIDSVAGFTHDTGLAVEWSVDEQYLLKEGLEKYKKEPNIMKYIKIAATLPDKTVRDVALRSRWMQRKRRKPEELNAGKRVNNRKDKLVESSSKMNMPSALPQNTASYPLTVHPLDQNGRIPSEGIFGTTMDLLKQNSQVLSQITSNLSAYRLQDNVDLFCHAKNNITAMLKDMRDMPGLMSHMLPLPVSVNEDLANSMLCSATQATILGINLKQEPRC